The sequence GTTGCAGCGGGTGCTAAACTACATCGAAATCGGCAAACAAGAAGGCGCCACGCTGCTGTGCGGTGGCTACCGACTTACCGGCGGCGACTATGATTATGGCTACTTTATCGCGCCTACCGTTTTTACCAACGTTACACCTCAGATGCGGATCGCTCGTGAAGAGATTTTCGGGCCTGTTCTCAGTGTGATCGAAGTCGATAGCCTTGATGAAGCGATCACTATTGCCAACGACGTTGCTTACGGCCTCAGCTCTGCAATCTACACGCGCGACATCAACGCTGCTTTCCGGGCTATGCACGCGCTTCAGGCCGGTATCGTGTACATCAACGCCCCCACCATCGGCGCCGAAATCCATCTGCCCTTCGGTGGTGTCAAGGCAACCGGTAACGGTCATCGCGAAGCCGGGCCAACGATGCTTGATGTCTTTTCCGAGTGGAAGAGTGTTTACATCGATTACAGCGGGACACTGCAACGCGCTCAGATTGATAATGCTGATTAACGCAAGCTAACGGTTCACCGGTCGGGGCGGGTTCACAACCCGCCCGCAGTCTAAAACCACGCCCCCGATACCACGGGTTTTAGACACAATCTATGGAGGCTTATCTTACTTTTCAGCAAAAACACATCTTGGTAATCACTCAGTGATATACTGAAAAGGTATTTTGGCTTCCCTGGAGAACGACCGTGCGATTTTTTCTGGCAATTCCGGTCATCCTGTTGATTGCCTGCTCATTAGGACCTGGTTCGGCATCAACAACCACATCAAAACTGGTTATTATGGGTTGGGTTGGCTACATGCCCCAACAATTGCTCGACACGTTTCAGGCTGAGACTGGAATTGCGGTTGAATACATCGGTTACGACACACCTGAACAGGCACTAGCAGCATTAGACCAGGGTAAGTCTTGTGATCTCATGATCATAAACAGTCCATTTATTCCCACATTGATTTCTACCGAAAAAATAGTCCCTCTCAATTACGAAAATATTCCCAATGCACGTAATATCAGGATTGACTTCCGCGATATGGTGTATGATCCTGGCGGTCGCTACTCAATCGTTTATCAATGGGGTATTACCGGCTTACTGGTACGTACCGATCTGATTGATAAATCAATCACGAGCTGGGCTGATTTATGGGATCCGACACTTGCGGGGAAAATTGTGCTCTGGCCAATTCCACGCGATACAGTGAGTGTTCTGCTGAAGTCGTTGGGGTATTCAATCAATACGACCGACCCTCATCAACTGGCGCTTGCCCGCGAGCATGCTCCTGAACTGGCTCGCCGGATGACGATGGTTGAAGAAGGATATGAGGTCGTGACGCCATACCTTATTTCCGGCGATTATGTTGTCGCCCTTGGTTGGGCTTATGATGCGCTCGATGCCCAGGCCCAAACCGACCAGATAATGTTTGTTATCCCTGCTGAGGGGACAATCCTTTGGGTTGATACTTTCGTAGTGCCAACACGTAGTACCCAAAAAGTATTGGCTGAACGTTTTATCAACTTTGTGCTGCAACCAGCTATAAGCGCGCTCGTAACCAACGAGACAAAGACGGCAACCGCCAATGAATTGTCGTTACCGTTCATTGATCCGGCATTGCGCAATAATACAGTCGTTTTTCCCTCACCTACCATGTTACGTAATGCCGAATTGGAAATGCCACTCGATCCACAAACCCAAGCTATCTACAATGAAATATATAATATTTTCATCGAGGGAAAACCGTAATCAAGATATTTTTGAGTGCACTGCAAAAACTCACCACGGAGCACACAGCGTACACAGAGCGTGTAAGATTTATGAATAAAAGGATCATTTTTGGCCATTGGGCGCATGGAAGAAAAATGTTCACAACCCTATGTTCAATGAACGATAAAATTATCTTTAGTCTCTGCGATCTCCGTGGTCTCTGTGGTGGAAAGATCACCTTTTTGCAGTGGAGTCATTTTTGCTAATGATTAGATTTCATTATTCACCTTCATCACATACAAGCCTATATGACGTTCTACCATGCTAAATATGCTGTTGATCAACACCCTGTTCACACTAACGAGGTCATCTGTGCAACCGCTACAACGCTGGCAACAATCGATTAAAACCAGTTTACGGGCTAAATTATTACTCTTTCTAAGTCTAAGCATGCTATCAATATTGGTGATAGCAGCTTACGGTGTTTTCCGATATATCGAAACGGTTGAACAGGAGGGATGGGCCGGTCGGCAACGCGAAGCAGCTCAGTATGCAGTTCGCACAATCGATGACTTTCTGCTGCGAGTTGAAGATACGCTCAGCCTGGTGGGAGCATTATCGGTTCAACAGATTCGGCAATCACCTGAATTATTACCTGAAATTCTTAACCGCATTCCCGCCTGGATCGAGATTGTCCGTGTCGATGCAAGCGGTCGTGTCATCGCGTCGACCAGCCGTGATCAATCTATCCTAACCAATCTGGCTACCATTCCACTCGCAAACTGGTTCCAACAGGCGCGCAAGGGAAACAATTACCTTAGCCCGTTGTTTATTACCGCTACTAGTGAGCCGTACATTATTCTGTCGATGCCGGCGAGTGATGGCGGAGTCGTTGCCGGTCGGTTACGGATGAATTTGTTGTGGGAAACTGTAGCGACGATCCGGTTTGGCCGTACCGGGCATGCCTATATCGTCGATGATCTTGGCTTCATTATTGCCCATCCTGATCCGCAAGTTGTCCTTGCTAATACTAGCATAAGTGAACGTCCAGAATTTCGTACCTTTCCACCCGATGGTAACCAGCGTTTCTACATTAATCGCTTTCAACAAGAGACTCTCGGCGTCGCGCTGAATATTCCCGGTACCCCCTGGCGATTAGTGACCGAAATACCTGAAAATGAAGCCACTGAGCTGTCGACGCGGGCCGGAATTGTTGTCACCATCAGTCTATTCCTTTTTGGTGCGCTCATCCTGCTGAGCATAAATTATCTGCTCGATCGCTTCATCTTCCGCGTTCTGGATGAACTCCGACAAGGTGCTGAACGAGTTGGTAGCGGTGACCTCACCCACCCGCTGGTCGTCCCGCCTGAGTATGAACTGGCTCAGGTCGCCAGTGCCTTCAATACGATGATGCACCAGTTGCATACCCGCAACCTTGAAATTGCTCGCCAGACCGAAAGTCTGAAAACCGAGATCCAGCAACGGCGCCGGATCGAGCAAGAACTGATACGGGCACGCGACGCTGCTGAAGCAGCTTCACGAGCGAAGAGTACCTTTCTTGCCACAATGAGCCATGAGTTGCGTACTCCCTTGACGGCAATTATCGGCTACAGCCAACTACTAGAACAATTAATCAGTCAGGGGATATATGATACGGTCGCCCACGATGTCGGACGTATTCGTGCTGCCGGTACGCATCTCCTTTCCCTTATTAACGACATTCTTGATATTTCCCGGATTGAAGCCGGTCGAATGACGGTCAGCATCGAGTATGCCGATGTGGCAGATTTGGTACACTCTGCCGTGAATACCGTTCTGCCCCAAATCGAGAAGAATCGGAACCGCCTACAGATCAATTGCCCACCAGATATTGGTATCCTAAACAGTGATGCAACCAAGGTGCGCCAGGCATTGATCAACCTGTTAAGTAATGCCGCAAAGTTTACTGAAGATGGTGAGATAATCTTGACCGTGAGCCATTATTATGAGAACGAGCAGAAGTGGTTCCGCTTTGCCGTTACTGATACCGGTATTGGCATCCCCGCCGACAAACTAGATAAGCTGTTCAAAGCGTTTTCGCAGGTTGATGATACACCTACCCGCAAATACGGTGGTACCGGCCTGGGGCTGGCCTTGAGTCAGCGTTTATGTGCGCTTATCGGTGGCAGAATTACGGTCGAGAGTATTGTTGGAGTCGGATCAACATTTACTATCGAAGTCCCTGCCGAACTCAATGCAATCTCTCCGACATCAGAGCTGGACGCACCCAACCTTTCCGCATTGCCAGTACCGATCACGACTGATAGTACCACCTCGACAGTAACGGCCAGAAATGCTGTTTTACTGATCATCGACGATGATCCAACAATGAGCGACATGTTGCGTCGACTCATACCAGCTACTGAAGCGACTATCGTTACTGCTGAGACCGGCGCTGAAGGCCTGCAACTGGCTGCCGCGCTCATCCCTGAGGTGATTGTCCTCGATCTAAAATTACCCGATTTGCACGGCCTCGAAGTGTTGGCGCGGCTGCGTGAAAACCCAGAGCTATCTCACATCCCAATCGTTGTGCTGACGATTGATGACCAGGCGCAGCACGGTCTGACCCTCTCGGTTGACGAATATCTGGTCAAGCCTGTCGAGCCGAACAGATTGATCAGCACTGTCAGACGTTTCTACCAACCCAAAGCCGAAGTTTTAACACCATATATTTTGCTGGTTGAAGATGATCCAGCACTCGCCGAATTGTTCGCTCAAAACCTACGAACCGTCGGCTGGTCGGTAGAGGTCGCCTTCGATGGCGAAACCGGTCTTACTGCTGCGCTAAGCCGACCGCCAGCACTCATGTTGCTTGATTATATGTTGCCCGGTATGGATGGCCTACAATTGCTTGAACAGTTACGAAGCCATCCACATGGGAAGAATATTCCGGTGATCTTGATGACGGCCCATGAGTTAACCGCTGATGAACGACAACAACTGGCAGCTAGTGTAAGCATGATTCAACGTAAAGCAGAATTAAACCTGGAGCAAATGATCGATCATTTGCGACGGCTACTGTCCCAGAACAAGCCTTTACTCAGTAACAAGGCAGGGTAAACGATGGCAAAAATTCTTATCGTAGAAGATGATGTTAACAATCGCGATCTGATCGCACGACTGGTAGAATTGATGGGGCACGAACCAATTTTGGCAGTCGATGGCGCTCAGGGTGTTGCCCTCGCCCGCAGCATGCTGCCCGATCTGATCGTGATGGATATGGGATTACCCGTGCTCAATGGCTGGCAGGCCACCCACCGTATTAAATCGCAACCAGCCACCAGTCATATTCCGATCCTGGCATTGACTGCTTACGCTCTCACCGAAGATCGGACACGCTCACTGGATGCTGGTTGTGATGACTTTGAGACCAAACCGATTGACTTCAACCGCTTCCGTGAAAAAGTTGAAGCATTGCTTCACCGGCGCGGAAACCGGTAGCTGCTGAGCAACCTTTGTAAGTGTTCAGAACACACTTGCACAGCGTTACACAATGTGGTAATATCGCAACCGAAAGGGCAGGTCGCATAGTTGGTCTAGTGCGCGGCACTGGAAATGCCGTACAGCGGAAACGCTGTCGTGGGTTCGAATCCCACCCTGCCCGCCAGTTGGTCTCTTCCACCACTTTCTGTCGTGACAATCGCTTAGGAACTGACAAAAGGCTTGCTTAAAGATACTTTTCCTAGCATTGGAACGCGCAATGTACTATCTTGCATCACCCTAAGCACAGCACCTCCTGTTCACCACATCAGGAGAGGTGGATTGAGAACCCATCTCCCACCAGCATCGCCAACTCGATACATCCGTTACAAAACAAATAGCGTAATTGCCAGATACAAGAGAATCCCTCCAATATGCAAACTTACGATACCCCAAAAATATCTGGCATACGAAGACTTACTGATTTTATGTCGAAAGAGCTGCTGCGCAAGCAGTGCACCAGGCCATCCCCCTAACAGCTCCCATGCGTGGAGAGTCTGTTCACGGATACGCCAAACCCCAAATCGTGCTCGTTGCTTATCTTCTTGGTATAGCATCAGCGTCACCGCACTGCACGCCAGATACCACCCAGCAACCCATGACGGCATTACCATTGCGAATACTGCAAGCCCCAACAAGATCACAAATGCGCCAACGACCAACAAGGCCAACACGGTATCAAAACCAGAAACCGATCCGACAATCTGTGGCGCTGCCGACTGTGTTCGTACATTGACTGCCCGTAATCGTCCCTGAGCATCGGGCTGAACAGTAAATTTGACCGTTTCACCTGGATGCGGCTGCCAGTTGCGGTCGAAGGTATCGCGAATATGAAAAAAGATGTCACCTTGATGACTTGGTGAAGTGATAAAGCCGTATCCTTCTTTCTGCTTCCAACTGGCAACTCTGCCGAAGTAACTTTGATCGTTCATAGGAACTTGCCAACGTAATCAGCAACGAATATGACCTGTTTAGTAAGTATACTATATTGCACATATTACCAGATTCCTGAAGACCAACACAATTTACAAAACATCAAACCCTCCTTTCCGCAGCGACGCTGTCACGCAGGGCTTCACCTAGCATGGGCTATGGGCGCAATCCTTTGCCGTGACCACGGAAGTCCTACAGGGACAATAGGTTTCCCGGCGATAAGACCCGTTGCTGTTTCATTCTTCTAAACCATGCAAACGCCGCAACTCGGCTTCAAGCTGGCGCAAACGGGCTTCAAGCTCTGCCCGCGCTGCTGCTTCCCGTTGCGCTTGTTCCGTCGCCGCTCGTGCTTGCTCCGCCGCTGCACGCGCCAGCGCTTCCGCCTCCGCCCGTGCTGCCGCTTCCCGTCGGGCCTGTTCTTCCGCCTCTGCCCGCGCTGCCGCTTCCCGTCGGGCCTGTTCTTCCGCCTCCGCCCGTGCTGCCGCTTCCCATCGGGCCTGTTCTTCCGCCTCTGCCCGTGCTGCCGCTTCCCGTCGGGCCTGTTCTTCCGCCTCCGCCCGTGCTACCGCTTCCTGTCGCGCTCTCGCCTCGGCTTCCGCCGCCTGCTGCACTACCGTCGCATAGTCACCAAACGCCGTGCCGTCGTCGGTGTAGCAAACCACGTGGTCGCCCTCCACCCCTAGCCACAGCCCGGCAACCTCCAGATGCACCCACCCCCGCGCATCGGGCGGCTGAAGCCGGTAGGTGTCCCCCACCAGCCGGTAATCGAGCAACCGGAGCTGCCGCTCCCCCCGCCGTCCGAGATTGTCCACAATCACGTACTGCGCCACCCCCGCCCGTGCGTAGTGCACCACCTTCCGCACCACGTCGTTCTCCCGCGTCTCCGGCGACGTGATTTCAATAATCAACGCCGGTCGCACCCCCTCCTCCGCCACGTCAAAGGTGCTCCAATCCCGTCGCTCACGCAGCCCCGGAATGACCATCACGTCCGGCCCGTGCGGCCGCAGGTCGGGCACGTCCCACGCTACCCGCACATCACTCAGCACGATGGCCTGCCCGTGCGGTTCGAGCCGGGCGCGCAGCACCGCCGTGAGGTACATGCGGTCGGTTTCGTGACGGTCACTGTGCACGATGAAGTCTCCCACTTCGGGGTGCAACACGTCTTCGAGGGTGAGCGGCACCTGTTCGAGGTGGTCGGGGTCGTCGGGGGTGGGGCGACGGACGTAGCGCCAGCCGTAGCGGAAGGGGTCGTCTTCGGGGAGCGGGGCAGGTGCGGTGGCAATCGGATGGGTCATTGCAGTTCCTCCCTGGTGTGGTAGGTGGGTCTGCCGGTATTGTAGCACAGCGATGGACGTAACGCAGGCGCGACGGCGCTGCCTTGATGGGCTGAAGATGGTGATGATGGTGGGTGCAAGCCATTGCGTGTTCCGGTGTCAGCTAAAAACGTGCTTCCGTATAAGAAACCGTTTGAGTGACCAAAAAGATACGCAGAAAAATGGGGAAATGGTGGGGAAGGTGCACAATGCACCGGTATGAGCCGGTACGATGGCGGAACGGGTGTGGTACAGCGCCGGACATCCTCTAGGGCAGGCAGAATGTAAGAGGGGCAACCTGCTCGGTTGCCCCTCTCACCGTCCCGCCAGGTTCGGTATCCGCCTACGTCAATCCCCGTAACCGTCGTAACTCGGCCTCTAGTTCGCGCAGACGGGCTTCAAGCTCTGCCCGCACAGCCGCTTCCTGCCGGGCCTGCTCTGCCACCGCACGAGCTTGTTCTTCCACCGCTCGCGCCCGTGCTTCCGCCTCGGCGCGGGCAGCCGCTTCCCGCTGCGCTTGTTCTGCCGCCGCACGAGCTTGTTCTTCCGCCGCTCGCGCCCGTGCTTCCGCCTCGGCGCGGGCAGCCGCTTCGTCTGCCGCCTGCTGCACTACCGTCGCGTAGTCGCCAAACGCCGTGCCGTCGTCGGTGTAGCAAACCACGTGGTCGCCCTCCACCCCTAGCCACAGCCCGGCAACCTCCAGATACACCCATCCTCGCGCATCGGGCGGCTGAAGCCGGTAGGTGTCCCCCACCAGCCGATAATCGAGCAACCGGAGCTGCCGCTCCCCCCGCCGTCCGAGATTGTCCACAATCACGTACTGCGCCACCCCCGCCCGTGCGTAGTGCACCACCTTCCGCACCACGTCGTTCTCCCGCGTCTCCGGCGACGTGATTTCAATAATCAACGCCGGTCGCACCCCCTCTTCCGCCACGTCAAAGGTGCTCCAATCCCGTCGCTCACGCAGCCCCGGAATGACCATCACGTCCGGCCCGTGCGGCCGCAGGTCGGGCACGTCCCACGCCACCCGCACGTCACTCAGCACGATGGCCTGCCCGTGCGGTTCGAGCCGGGCACGCAGCACCGCCGTGAGGTACATACGGTCGGTTTCGTGACGGTCACTGTGCACGATGAAGTCTCCCACTTCGGGGTGCAACACGTCTTCGAGGGTGAGCGGCACCTGTTCGAGGTGGTCGGGGTCATCGGGGGTGGGGCGACGGACGTAGCGCCAGCCGTAGCGGAAGGGGTCGTCTTCGGGGAGCGGGGCAGGTGCGGTGGCAATCGGATGGGTCATTGCAGTTCCTCCCTGGTGTGGTAGGTGGGTCTGCCGGTATTGTAGCACAGCGCTGGGCAGCGTGCAGGGGCGACGGCGGCAGCGCAGCACACGGCAGCGGGTGGTGATGGTTTCCCTTCATCGTGTATTCCTGGTGCTCAAAACGGTGCTCGATAAAGAAACCGTTTGAGCGGTCAGAAAGTTACACGAAAACCTGCGGCAATGCTGAACCTACCCAAAACTTTCTGTTACAGGACGAGTTTCACCCGCTCACCTCACAGCGCGACTGGCACTCTAAAACAAGAGACTTTCTTAGAGCACGATCAAAAAACCCAGATTTCTCATTGGGCACGTACTGTGCCTATGTAACTATTTGAGAGGTTGCCAATATTTTTTCGCTCCCGCACCTCGCCTTCCCCCTTCCTCTCCTTGTGAGAGAGCGGACGGGGCCAGGGGAAGGTGAGGGCCGCTGGCCGTGCTCCGCAGCACAGGGACCATTATGGCGCTGTCATGGTCGAGCCTCAGCAAAAGCCCGAGTTGTTGATCAGGCTCTCAGACGTATTCGGATTGACGATAAGTGTGGTATACTATAACAGCACAATTATCGTGCTCAGTGAGGAGAAACTTATGTCTGCACAAGCTCCCGCCGAACTCGACCTGGCGGTTGCATCACTCATTATGGTGCGACCTGATGAAGATCGCGCTGAATACGAAGAACAGTACGAAAGTGTGGCTGCCGTGCAGGACCAACTGCGCGAGTTTGGCATTGATATCGATCTCCTTAGCCAGCCTGGCGTCGAGGTTTGGGAAGGGTCGATTGAAACCATGGGTGCCCTTTACCAGTTGGCCCGAATGGCGGCTCACCTTGAGCGTGGGAACGATCTGGCGCCGATCATTGCTGATGGACCGGTGCTCGACGAAGACCTTGACCGCGCTGTAACCGATGTTTGGGATGAGTTGGTTCCCAGTCGCTACCGCCATTTGATCAACTTGCAGGGAATTAATAGCTATTATTTGCCGGTCGATTTTGCCGATCCTATTTACTTGCCTTTTGAGACAGATGAAGGTGAAGAGGATCAGGCCTTCTTCGGCTCGTCGGTACAATTGCTGCGAGAGCTATCGGAATTGGCTCCACAGTTGATCAAGGCTGGTGTCTCACCACGTTCTGATGCGTTTCGTTGCCTTGAGTCGCTGCGAGAAGCGGCGCGGCAGAGCGTTGAATGTGGTTTACCGGTGATCGTTTGGTAAAGGCTCCATGCAGGATGTAATCTTCTTTGACCAACGCCCCCGTCCTGACCGTGATCAGACACCGCGTGAGCGGCGCTATTACGTCTGGACGGTTGGGTGCCAGATGAATATATCTGACTCTGAACGGCTCGAAGCTGCATTACAGGGTGTGGGCTATAGTCCGGCTGCTCGCCCTGAAGATGCCAGCTTTATTGTGTTGAACTCTTGCAGTGTTCGAGCCTCGGCCGAAGAACGTATTCTCGGCAAGCTGGGTGAATTGGTACGGGTCAAACGCGCCCATCCTGATACGCGGATTGTGCTCTGGGGATGCATGGTAGGCCCGAACAATCGCTCGATCTTCGCCGAACAATTACCGATGGTCGACTATTTTGTCTCGCCTTCGGCTGTTGATGAGGTAGTGGCGCTGGCGCCAAATCCAATCTATACACTTGATGAGCCAGCTTTGCCCGTGCGCGATTGGTCGCATCCACCAGTTTCGGTGCACGTACCCATCCAGTACGGTTGCAATATGACCTGTTCTTACTGCGTGATCCCGTTGCGTCGGGGCCGCGAACGGTCGCGACCGTTGACTGAAATTGTTGATGAGGTGCGTCGCATTGTTGCCCGTGGGGCAAAAGAGATTACTCTGCTTGGTCAGATTGTTGACTCGTGGGGCCATGACCTCCCCGGTCGCCCTGAATTGGCCGATCTGCTCGAGGCAGTCGATCCGACGCCGGGTCTGTTGCGCTTGCGTTTCCTCACTTCCCATCCGGCCTGGATGACCGATCGTTTGATTGAAACGGTTGCGCGCTTACCGCGTTGCCAGCCCGAGATCAATCTACCTGTTCAGGCTGGTTCTGATCGAGTCCTCAAGTTGATGCGTCGTGGATATACTGTTGCTCGCTACAAGGCACTGATTGCGAAGATTCGCGCTACTATCCCCGATATTTCACTGACAACCGACATTATTGTTGGTCATCCCGGCGAAACCGAAGACGATTTTCGTCAGACGATGGAGCTGTGTGCCGAGATTGGTTTTGATAAGGTACATATCGCTGCCTTCTCTGCTCGACCGGAGACGCGGGCTGCTGAAATGGAACAAGACCCGGCACTTGCCGTTCCGCCTGAAGTTAAAGAGGAACGTCGCCGTCGACTCGAACAGTTACAA comes from Chloroflexus sp. Y-396-1 and encodes:
- a CDS encoding PotD/PotF family extracellular solute-binding protein, with protein sequence MRFFLAIPVILLIACSLGPGSASTTTSKLVIMGWVGYMPQQLLDTFQAETGIAVEYIGYDTPEQALAALDQGKSCDLMIINSPFIPTLISTEKIVPLNYENIPNARNIRIDFRDMVYDPGGRYSIVYQWGITGLLVRTDLIDKSITSWADLWDPTLAGKIVLWPIPRDTVSVLLKSLGYSINTTDPHQLALAREHAPELARRMTMVEEGYEVVTPYLISGDYVVALGWAYDALDAQAQTDQIMFVIPAEGTILWVDTFVVPTRSTQKVLAERFINFVLQPAISALVTNETKTATANELSLPFIDPALRNNTVVFPSPTMLRNAELEMPLDPQTQAIYNEIYNIFIEGKP
- a CDS encoding response regulator is translated as MQPLQRWQQSIKTSLRAKLLLFLSLSMLSILVIAAYGVFRYIETVEQEGWAGRQREAAQYAVRTIDDFLLRVEDTLSLVGALSVQQIRQSPELLPEILNRIPAWIEIVRVDASGRVIASTSRDQSILTNLATIPLANWFQQARKGNNYLSPLFITATSEPYIILSMPASDGGVVAGRLRMNLLWETVATIRFGRTGHAYIVDDLGFIIAHPDPQVVLANTSISERPEFRTFPPDGNQRFYINRFQQETLGVALNIPGTPWRLVTEIPENEATELSTRAGIVVTISLFLFGALILLSINYLLDRFIFRVLDELRQGAERVGSGDLTHPLVVPPEYELAQVASAFNTMMHQLHTRNLEIARQTESLKTEIQQRRRIEQELIRARDAAEAASRAKSTFLATMSHELRTPLTAIIGYSQLLEQLISQGIYDTVAHDVGRIRAAGTHLLSLINDILDISRIEAGRMTVSIEYADVADLVHSAVNTVLPQIEKNRNRLQINCPPDIGILNSDATKVRQALINLLSNAAKFTEDGEIILTVSHYYENEQKWFRFAVTDTGIGIPADKLDKLFKAFSQVDDTPTRKYGGTGLGLALSQRLCALIGGRITVESIVGVGSTFTIEVPAELNAISPTSELDAPNLSALPVPITTDSTTSTVTARNAVLLIIDDDPTMSDMLRRLIPATEATIVTAETGAEGLQLAAALIPEVIVLDLKLPDLHGLEVLARLRENPELSHIPIVVLTIDDQAQHGLTLSVDEYLVKPVEPNRLISTVRRFYQPKAEVLTPYILLVEDDPALAELFAQNLRTVGWSVEVAFDGETGLTAALSRPPALMLLDYMLPGMDGLQLLEQLRSHPHGKNIPVILMTAHELTADERQQLAASVSMIQRKAELNLEQMIDHLRRLLSQNKPLLSNKAG
- a CDS encoding response regulator, which gives rise to MAKILIVEDDVNNRDLIARLVELMGHEPILAVDGAQGVALARSMLPDLIVMDMGLPVLNGWQATHRIKSQPATSHIPILALTAYALTEDRTRSLDAGCDDFETKPIDFNRFREKVEALLHRRGNR
- a CDS encoding cold shock and DUF1294 domain-containing protein; this encodes MNDQSYFGRVASWKQKEGYGFITSPSHQGDIFFHIRDTFDRNWQPHPGETVKFTVQPDAQGRLRAVNVRTQSAAPQIVGSVSGFDTVLALLVVGAFVILLGLAVFAMVMPSWVAGWYLACSAVTLMLYQEDKQRARFGVWRIREQTLHAWELLGGWPGALLAQQLFRHKISKSSYARYFWGIVSLHIGGILLYLAITLFVL
- a CDS encoding Uma2 family endonuclease, whose amino-acid sequence is MTHPIATAPAPLPEDDPFRYGWRYVRRPTPDDPDHLEQVPLTLEDVLHPEVGDFIVHSDRHETDRMYLTAVLRARLEPHGQAIVLSDVRVAWDVPDLRPHGPDVMVIPGLRERRDWSTFDVAEEGVRPALIIEITSPETRENDVVRKVVHYARAGVAQYVIVDNLGRRGERQLRLLDYRLVGDTYRLQPPDARGWVHLEVAGLWLGVEGDHVVCYTDDGTAFGDYATVVQQAAEAEARARQEAVARAEAEEQARREAAARAEAEEQARWEAAARAEAEEQARREAAARAEAEEQARREAAARAEAEALARAAAEQARAATEQAQREAAARAELEARLRQLEAELRRLHGLEE
- a CDS encoding Uma2 family endonuclease yields the protein MTHPIATAPAPLPEDDPFRYGWRYVRRPTPDDPDHLEQVPLTLEDVLHPEVGDFIVHSDRHETDRMYLTAVLRARLEPHGQAIVLSDVRVAWDVPDLRPHGPDVMVIPGLRERRDWSTFDVAEEGVRPALIIEITSPETRENDVVRKVVHYARAGVAQYVIVDNLGRRGERQLRLLDYRLVGDTYRLQPPDARGWVYLEVAGLWLGVEGDHVVCYTDDGTAFGDYATVVQQAADEAAARAEAEARARAAEEQARAAAEQAQREAAARAEAEARARAVEEQARAVAEQARQEAAVRAELEARLRELEAELRRLRGLT
- the miaB gene encoding tRNA (N6-isopentenyl adenosine(37)-C2)-methylthiotransferase MiaB; this translates as MQDVIFFDQRPRPDRDQTPRERRYYVWTVGCQMNISDSERLEAALQGVGYSPAARPEDASFIVLNSCSVRASAEERILGKLGELVRVKRAHPDTRIVLWGCMVGPNNRSIFAEQLPMVDYFVSPSAVDEVVALAPNPIYTLDEPALPVRDWSHPPVSVHVPIQYGCNMTCSYCVIPLRRGRERSRPLTEIVDEVRRIVARGAKEITLLGQIVDSWGHDLPGRPELADLLEAVDPTPGLLRLRFLTSHPAWMTDRLIETVARLPRCQPEINLPVQAGSDRVLKLMRRGYTVARYKALIAKIRATIPDISLTTDIIVGHPGETEDDFRQTMELCAEIGFDKVHIAAFSARPETRAAEMEQDPALAVPPEVKEERRRRLEQLQERIATERMARFLGQTVEVLVEGESKGKWRGRTPGNRLVFFSHPQDLTGQLVPVKITATSPWSLQGILQRDDSVHAQYEENDLVKAR